From a single Sorghum bicolor cultivar BTx623 chromosome 5, Sorghum_bicolor_NCBIv3, whole genome shotgun sequence genomic region:
- the LOC110435277 gene encoding probable metal-nicotianamine transporter YSL13 has product MATATHHADAPGLNGAEGVEMAETNNELRRRGKPSGDDRAARDGPGAEEEDAAAAPSSVERAFADQPVPSWREQLTVRAFVVSFFLAVMFSIIVMKLNLTTGIIPSLNISAGLLGFFFVRLWTRAIESVGLLRQPFTRQENTVIQTCVVASYGLAFSGGFGSYLLAMSDKIAAMVTEANNAQNIKDPQLGWIIGFLFLVSFIGLFGLVPLRKIMIVDYKLTYPSGTATAYLINGFHTPQGARLARKQVKKLGTFFVLSFVWGFFQWFYTANSDECGFQQFPSLGLQAYNNKFYFDFSPTYVGVGMICSHIVNVSILLGAILSWGIMWPLIAKKKGIWFSADLDDTSLHGMQGYRVFIAIALILGDGLYNFLKIFILTVVSLRSQIKKANVSTLPISDDGTVTNSTPISYDEERRNELFLKDQIPWYAALGGYVAIAAISIGTVPQIFPQLQWYHILVAYIFAPILAFCNAYGSGLTDWSLVTTYGKLAIFAFGAWVGASNGGVLAGLAACGVMMNIVGTAADLMGDFKTGYLTLASPRSMFISQVIGTAMGCVIAPCVFWLFYKAFGNIGIAGSEYPAPNAVVFRSMAVLGVDGFSSLPKHCLTLCYVFFAAAIVINLIRDLVPKKVSRFIPIPMAMAIPFYIGAYFAVDMFVGTVILFVWQRLDRAKADAFAPAVASGMICGDGIWVLPQSVLALAKVKPPICMRFLSRAMNDKVDAFLGS; this is encoded by the exons ATGGCCACCGCGACGCACCACGCCGATGCCCCGGGCCTGAACGGGGCCGAGGGCGTGGAGATGGCGGAGACCAACAACGAGCTCCGCCGGCGGGGCAAGCCCAGCGGCGACGACCGCGCGGCCCGCGACGGGCCTGGCGCGGAGGAAGaagacgcggcggcggcgccgtcgtCCGTGGAGCGCGCGTTCGCGGACCAGCCCGTGCCGTCGTGGCGGGAGCAGCTGACGGTGCGCGCCTTCGTCGTCAGCTTCTTCCTGGCCGTCATGTTCAGCATCATCGTGATGAAGCTGAACCTCACCACGGGGATCATCCCGTCCCTCAACATCTCCGCGGGGCTCCTGGGCTTCTTCTTCGTCCGCCTCTGGACCAGAGCCATCGAGAGCGTGGGCTTGCTCAGGCAGCCCTTCACGCGCCAGGAGAACACCGTCATCCAGACCTGCGTCGTCGCCTCCTACGGCCTCGCCTTCAGCG GGGGCTTTGGTAGCTACCTATTAGCCATGAGTGATAAAATTGCTGCCATGGTAACTGAGGCAAATAATGCTCAAAATATAAAGGATCCACAGCTTGGATGGATAATTGGCTTCCTGTTCCTGGTCAGCTTCATCGGACTCTTCGGTCTTGTGCCACTGAGAAAG ATTATGATCGTTGACTACAAGCTGACTTATCCCAGTGGCACTGCCACAGCCTACCTCATAAATGGCTTTCATACACCCCAGGGTGCCAGGCTTGCACG GAAGCAAGTAAAGAAACTGGGCACATTCTTTGTCCTTAGCTTTGTTTGGGGTTTCTTCCAGTGGTTCTATACTGCTAATTCAGATGAATGCGGATTCCAACAATTTCCAtcactaggcttgcaagcttACAACAACAA GTTTTACTTTGATTTCTCTCCTACGTATGTTGGGGTGGGAATGATTTGCTCACATATTGTCAACGTATCTATTCTCCTGGGAGCAATCCTCTCATGGGGAATAATGTGGCCGCTCATAGCCAAGAAGAAGGGAATTTGGTTTTCTGCTGATCTCGATGACACTAGTCTTCATGGAATGCAAGGTTACCGG GTCTTCATAGCCATTGCCTTGATTCTCGGGGATGGTCTATACAACTTCCTGAAGATATTCATTCTCACCGTGGTCTCCTTAAGATCTCAAATCAAAAAAGCTAATGTTAGCACACTTCCTATCTCTGAtgatggcacagttaccaacaGCACACCTATCTCATATGATGAAGAGCGGCGCAACGAACTCTTTCTCAAAGATCAAATTCCTTGGTACGCTGCACTTGGAGGCTATGTTGCCATTGCTGCTATATCTATCGGTACTGTCCCACAGATATTCCCACAACTTCAGTGGTACCACATCTTGGTGGCCTACATTTTTGCTCCTATACTTGCCTTCTGCAATGCCTATGGAAGTGGCCTCACTGACTGGTCGCTAGTTACCACCTACGGGAAGCTTGCTATCTTCGCGTTCGGTGCATGGGTAGGTGCCTCCAATGGTGGTGTCCTTGCAGGCCTGGCTGCCTGTGGTGTGATGATGAACATTGTGGGCACTGCTGCTGACCTGATGGGGGACTTCAAAACTGGGTACCTGACACTGGCCTCACCGAGGTCAATGTTCATCAGCCAGGTCATTGGCACAGCAATGGGCTGCGTCATTGCACCCTGTGTGTTCTGGCTCTTCTACAAGGCCTTCGGCAACATTGGCATCGCTGGCAGCGAGTACCCTGCACCAAACGCTGTTGTCTTCCGAAGCATGGCAGTACTCGGTGTGGATGGCTTCTCCTCGCTTCCCAAGCACTGCCTCACTCTCTGTTACGTGTTCTTCGCTGCAGCGATCGTCATCAACCTGATCAGAGACCTGGTGCCCAAGAAGGTATCGAGGTTCATCCCGATCCCAATGGCGATGGCGATACCTTTCTACATCGGTGCATACTTCGCGGTGGATATGTTCGTCGGGACGGTGATATTGTTCGTGTGGCAAAGACTGGACAGAGCCAAAGCAGACGCGTTCGCGCCTGCTGTTGCTTCCGGCATGATTTGTGGTGATGGGATATGGGTTCTACCTCAGTCAGTGCTTGCTCTTGCCAAGGTGAAGCCTCCAATCTGCATGAGGTTTCTATCGAGGGCGATGAATGACAAAGTGGATGCTTTCCTTGGATCGTGA
- the LOC110435266 gene encoding uncharacterized protein LOC110435266, whose amino-acid sequence MPTVVALSLWTGMPSASCQPAATDSTAPNHLLSFPILLAGSLVLATMNSYSGDRSSCCRWMGPHHEPMGVGCPRALVNVGRRCLAGGGAASSTSLPWTGSGASSDAAASRPPKAYFGSTGPMQMQ is encoded by the exons ATGCCCACTGTCGTCGCATTGAGTTTGTGGACGGGGATGCCATCCGCGTCATGCCAGCCTGCCGCCACAGATTCTACCGCCCCCAATCACCTCCTTTCCTTCCCAATCCTCCTCGCCGGGTCTCTGGTACTGGCCACCATGAACTCCTACTCCggcgaccgctcctcctgctgcCGGTGGATGGGGCCCCACCACGAGCCGATGGGGGTCGGGTGCCCCCGCGCGCTGGTGAATGTGGGGCGTCGTTGCCTAGCCGGTGGTGGTGCGGCATCGTCGACATCGTTGCCTTGGACCGGCAGCGGTGCTTCCTCCGACGCGGCGGCGAGCAGGCCACCTAAGGCTTACTTTGGCAGCACAG GACCTATGCAAATGCAGTGA